One Prinia subflava isolate CZ2003 ecotype Zambia chromosome 17, Cam_Psub_1.2, whole genome shotgun sequence DNA segment encodes these proteins:
- the SBK1 gene encoding serine/threonine-protein kinase SBK1 isoform X1, whose translation MRILPPCLGKLLRGHLELSWRGATMSAGSIEQEPSRKLGCCGVPLITEDMQSLAIRTLSGTDITKHYDLIRELGKGTYGKVDLVSHKSTGTKMALKFVNKSKTKLKNFLREFSITNTLSSSPFIIKVFDVVFETEDCYVFAQEYAPGGDLFDIIPPQVGLPEELVKRCVQQLGLALDYMHSKSLVHRDIKPENVLLFDRDCRRVKLADFGMTRKVGCRVKRISGTIPYTAPEVCQAGRAEGFAVDTSIDVWAFGVLIFCVLTGNFPWEAAVASDAFFEEFVRWQKGRLAGLPSQWRRFTDSALRMFQRLLALDPEKRCPVKEVFYFIKCDLMAEVRCRPSYRSRKHARDKLPAGPHCHEAGGSCTPAPLKRTVLTEGSGARGPEPGAAAPGTAGRTDGRQDKGKGQMVLATAIEICV comes from the exons CGCAACCATGAGCGCGGGCTCGATTGAGCAGGAGCCGTCGCGCAAGCTGGGCTGCTGCGGGGTGCCCCTCATCACCGAGGACATGCAGTCCCTGGCCATCCGCACGCTCTCGGGCACCGACATCACCAAGCACTACGACCTCATCCGCGAGCTCGGCAAGGGCACCTACGGCAAGGTGGACCTGGTGTCCCACAAAAGCACAG GCACCAAGATGGCCCTGAAGTTCGTCAACAAGAGCAAGACGAAGCTGAAGAACTTCCTGCGGGAATTCAGCATCACCAACACgctctcctccagccccttcatCATCAAGGTCTTCGACGTGGTCTTCGAGACTGAGGACTGCTACGTCTTCGCTCAGGAGTACGCCCCCGGCGGGGACCTCTTTGACATCATCCCGCCTCAG GTGGGGCTCCCCGAGGAGCTGGTGAAGCGCTGCGTGCAGCAGCTGGGCCTGGCCCTCGACTACATGCACAGCAAGAGCCTGGTGCACCGGGACATCAAACCGGAGAACGTGCTGCTCTTCGACCGCGACTGCCGCCGCGTCAAGCTGGCCGACTTCGGCATGACGCGCAAGGTGGGCTGCCGCGTCAAGCGCATCAGCGGCACCATCCCCTACACGGCGCCCGAGGTGTGCCAGGCCGGCCGCGCCGAGGGCTTCGCCGTGGACACCAGCATCGACGTCTGGGCCTTCGGGGTGCTCATCTTCTGCGTCCTCACCGGGAACTTCCCCTGGGAGGCGGCGGTGGCGTCCGACGCCTTCTTCGAGGAGTTTGTGCGGTGGCAGAAGGGGCGGCTGGCGGGGCTGCCCTCGCAGTGGCGGCGTTTCACGGACAGCGCCCTGCGCATGTTCCAGCGCCTGCTGGCCCTCGACCCCGAGAAGCGCTGCCCCGTCAAGGAGGTTTTCTACTTCATCAAGTGCGACCTCATGGCCGAGGTGCGGTGCCGGCCCTCCTACCGCTCCCGCAAGCACGCCAGGGACAAGCTCCCGGCCGGGCCGCACTGCCACGAGGCCGGCGGCTCCTGCACGCCCGCCCCGCTCAAGAGGACCGTCCTGACGGAGGGGAGCGGAGCGCGCGGCCCCGAgcccggcgcggccgccccgggcacggccggcaGGACAGACGGACGGCAGGACAAGGGCAAGGGGCAGATGGTCCTGGCCACAGCAATAGAGATCTGCGTGTGa
- the SBK1 gene encoding serine/threonine-protein kinase SBK1 isoform X2 — protein sequence MDSFCFVCFQKEELQPLHLHSATMSAGSIEQEPSRKLGCCGVPLITEDMQSLAIRTLSGTDITKHYDLIRELGKGTYGKVDLVSHKSTGTKMALKFVNKSKTKLKNFLREFSITNTLSSSPFIIKVFDVVFETEDCYVFAQEYAPGGDLFDIIPPQVGLPEELVKRCVQQLGLALDYMHSKSLVHRDIKPENVLLFDRDCRRVKLADFGMTRKVGCRVKRISGTIPYTAPEVCQAGRAEGFAVDTSIDVWAFGVLIFCVLTGNFPWEAAVASDAFFEEFVRWQKGRLAGLPSQWRRFTDSALRMFQRLLALDPEKRCPVKEVFYFIKCDLMAEVRCRPSYRSRKHARDKLPAGPHCHEAGGSCTPAPLKRTVLTEGSGARGPEPGAAAPGTAGRTDGRQDKGKGQMVLATAIEICV from the exons CGCAACCATGAGCGCGGGCTCGATTGAGCAGGAGCCGTCGCGCAAGCTGGGCTGCTGCGGGGTGCCCCTCATCACCGAGGACATGCAGTCCCTGGCCATCCGCACGCTCTCGGGCACCGACATCACCAAGCACTACGACCTCATCCGCGAGCTCGGCAAGGGCACCTACGGCAAGGTGGACCTGGTGTCCCACAAAAGCACAG GCACCAAGATGGCCCTGAAGTTCGTCAACAAGAGCAAGACGAAGCTGAAGAACTTCCTGCGGGAATTCAGCATCACCAACACgctctcctccagccccttcatCATCAAGGTCTTCGACGTGGTCTTCGAGACTGAGGACTGCTACGTCTTCGCTCAGGAGTACGCCCCCGGCGGGGACCTCTTTGACATCATCCCGCCTCAG GTGGGGCTCCCCGAGGAGCTGGTGAAGCGCTGCGTGCAGCAGCTGGGCCTGGCCCTCGACTACATGCACAGCAAGAGCCTGGTGCACCGGGACATCAAACCGGAGAACGTGCTGCTCTTCGACCGCGACTGCCGCCGCGTCAAGCTGGCCGACTTCGGCATGACGCGCAAGGTGGGCTGCCGCGTCAAGCGCATCAGCGGCACCATCCCCTACACGGCGCCCGAGGTGTGCCAGGCCGGCCGCGCCGAGGGCTTCGCCGTGGACACCAGCATCGACGTCTGGGCCTTCGGGGTGCTCATCTTCTGCGTCCTCACCGGGAACTTCCCCTGGGAGGCGGCGGTGGCGTCCGACGCCTTCTTCGAGGAGTTTGTGCGGTGGCAGAAGGGGCGGCTGGCGGGGCTGCCCTCGCAGTGGCGGCGTTTCACGGACAGCGCCCTGCGCATGTTCCAGCGCCTGCTGGCCCTCGACCCCGAGAAGCGCTGCCCCGTCAAGGAGGTTTTCTACTTCATCAAGTGCGACCTCATGGCCGAGGTGCGGTGCCGGCCCTCCTACCGCTCCCGCAAGCACGCCAGGGACAAGCTCCCGGCCGGGCCGCACTGCCACGAGGCCGGCGGCTCCTGCACGCCCGCCCCGCTCAAGAGGACCGTCCTGACGGAGGGGAGCGGAGCGCGCGGCCCCGAgcccggcgcggccgccccgggcacggccggcaGGACAGACGGACGGCAGGACAAGGGCAAGGGGCAGATGGTCCTGGCCACAGCAATAGAGATCTGCGTGTGa
- the SBK1 gene encoding serine/threonine-protein kinase SBK1 isoform X3, with amino-acid sequence MSAGSIEQEPSRKLGCCGVPLITEDMQSLAIRTLSGTDITKHYDLIRELGKGTYGKVDLVSHKSTGTKMALKFVNKSKTKLKNFLREFSITNTLSSSPFIIKVFDVVFETEDCYVFAQEYAPGGDLFDIIPPQVGLPEELVKRCVQQLGLALDYMHSKSLVHRDIKPENVLLFDRDCRRVKLADFGMTRKVGCRVKRISGTIPYTAPEVCQAGRAEGFAVDTSIDVWAFGVLIFCVLTGNFPWEAAVASDAFFEEFVRWQKGRLAGLPSQWRRFTDSALRMFQRLLALDPEKRCPVKEVFYFIKCDLMAEVRCRPSYRSRKHARDKLPAGPHCHEAGGSCTPAPLKRTVLTEGSGARGPEPGAAAPGTAGRTDGRQDKGKGQMVLATAIEICV; translated from the exons ATGAGCGCGGGCTCGATTGAGCAGGAGCCGTCGCGCAAGCTGGGCTGCTGCGGGGTGCCCCTCATCACCGAGGACATGCAGTCCCTGGCCATCCGCACGCTCTCGGGCACCGACATCACCAAGCACTACGACCTCATCCGCGAGCTCGGCAAGGGCACCTACGGCAAGGTGGACCTGGTGTCCCACAAAAGCACAG GCACCAAGATGGCCCTGAAGTTCGTCAACAAGAGCAAGACGAAGCTGAAGAACTTCCTGCGGGAATTCAGCATCACCAACACgctctcctccagccccttcatCATCAAGGTCTTCGACGTGGTCTTCGAGACTGAGGACTGCTACGTCTTCGCTCAGGAGTACGCCCCCGGCGGGGACCTCTTTGACATCATCCCGCCTCAG GTGGGGCTCCCCGAGGAGCTGGTGAAGCGCTGCGTGCAGCAGCTGGGCCTGGCCCTCGACTACATGCACAGCAAGAGCCTGGTGCACCGGGACATCAAACCGGAGAACGTGCTGCTCTTCGACCGCGACTGCCGCCGCGTCAAGCTGGCCGACTTCGGCATGACGCGCAAGGTGGGCTGCCGCGTCAAGCGCATCAGCGGCACCATCCCCTACACGGCGCCCGAGGTGTGCCAGGCCGGCCGCGCCGAGGGCTTCGCCGTGGACACCAGCATCGACGTCTGGGCCTTCGGGGTGCTCATCTTCTGCGTCCTCACCGGGAACTTCCCCTGGGAGGCGGCGGTGGCGTCCGACGCCTTCTTCGAGGAGTTTGTGCGGTGGCAGAAGGGGCGGCTGGCGGGGCTGCCCTCGCAGTGGCGGCGTTTCACGGACAGCGCCCTGCGCATGTTCCAGCGCCTGCTGGCCCTCGACCCCGAGAAGCGCTGCCCCGTCAAGGAGGTTTTCTACTTCATCAAGTGCGACCTCATGGCCGAGGTGCGGTGCCGGCCCTCCTACCGCTCCCGCAAGCACGCCAGGGACAAGCTCCCGGCCGGGCCGCACTGCCACGAGGCCGGCGGCTCCTGCACGCCCGCCCCGCTCAAGAGGACCGTCCTGACGGAGGGGAGCGGAGCGCGCGGCCCCGAgcccggcgcggccgccccgggcacggccggcaGGACAGACGGACGGCAGGACAAGGGCAAGGGGCAGATGGTCCTGGCCACAGCAATAGAGATCTGCGTGTGa